In Pseudomonadota bacterium, a single window of DNA contains:
- a CDS encoding (2Fe-2S)-binding protein, translated as MTTSLKVNGKAVSIDAVGEMPLLWVLREQLGLTGTKYGCGIGACGACTVHLDGTAMRACQVPLEMTAGKEVLTIEGYGADGLHLLQKAWITHQVPQCGYCQSGMIMAAADLLKRNPAPSDADIRQAITNLCRCGTYERIIAAILDAASQMRNGQSA; from the coding sequence ATGACGACATCACTCAAGGTCAACGGCAAAGCGGTCAGCATCGACGCGGTAGGCGAGATGCCACTCTTGTGGGTGCTGCGCGAACAGCTCGGCCTGACCGGCACCAAGTACGGCTGCGGCATCGGCGCCTGCGGCGCCTGCACCGTGCATCTCGACGGCACCGCCATGCGCGCCTGCCAGGTGCCGTTGGAAATGACCGCCGGCAAGGAGGTGCTGACCATCGAAGGCTACGGCGCCGACGGCCTGCACCTGCTGCAGAAAGCCTGGATAACCCACCAGGTGCCGCAATGCGGCTACTGCCAGTCGGGCATGATCATGGCGGCGGCGGACCTGTTGAAACGCAATCCCGCGCCGAGCGACGCCGACATCCGCCAGGCCATCACCAACCTGTGCCGTTGCGGCACCTACGAGCGCATCATCGCCGCGATCCTCGACGCCGCCAGCCAGATGCGCAACGGTCAGAGCGCATGA
- a CDS encoding xanthine dehydrogenase family protein molybdopterin-binding subunit, producing the protein MSAAPMLTRRALLKASLLGAGAVGFGVSGLGAVAAGGEAEVTSWIVIRADGRVVIRIPQSELGQGVTTSLAQLIAEEMDLAWGEFDTEYFDAQINRERHNVYVHTATLNSWSSDLLFEPMRLAGAQVKRMLLTAAAAKLKVEVEALVIEGARIRHGASGRSLGFAEVAKAAAALPVPPAASLELKDRGQWKLIGQSLPRLDAEAKATGAAQFGIDVSLPGMKYAAVRQSPVFGGRLRGFDASKVMAMPGVIKVVAIKAGPSGYTVPDTLWDIIDWQMDDAVAVIADSWWLAEQALRALPISWDEGANAKVDSAAIATALDAALKQPGTVMRGEGDVDAALATAARTIAAEYRYPYMEHAPLEPMNATALVTAQGVEAWAPSQYADEALRIAAYAAQRPLKDVKLHLTLSGGGFGRRLSNDYVSQAVQVAAQLPNVPVKLIASREETTRRGYYAPVAAARMRGGLDAEGRVVAWHSHVAFGRAPLQPYGMSRIPFAIDHVRCEYSSIDTPPPFGWMRGVAHTQGLWMNLGFLGELAEAAGKSSIEMQFALLDESRLSRQRSDYDDALARIRRQKSLLETVVKLAGGARLDAPGKGRGIAVTDMSYVPGYHSSCVAMAMDVALDAEGRLRVERVIAVVDVGLAINPRNVEAQVQGGIAFGLSNAMYGQITLRDGRVEQGNFNDYPVMKMMAMPRVEVHIQPSSGRPSGIGEEAVPVAVAALVDAVYAAGGPRVRSLPLAAHKLTPRKA; encoded by the coding sequence ATGAGCGCCGCGCCCATGTTGACGCGCCGCGCGCTGTTGAAGGCAAGCCTGCTCGGCGCGGGCGCGGTGGGCTTCGGTGTGAGCGGGCTCGGCGCCGTCGCGGCCGGTGGCGAGGCGGAAGTCACGTCGTGGATAGTCATTCGCGCCGACGGCCGCGTGGTGATCCGCATTCCGCAATCGGAGCTCGGCCAGGGCGTCACCACCAGCCTCGCGCAGCTCATCGCCGAGGAAATGGACCTCGCCTGGGGCGAATTCGATACCGAGTATTTCGACGCGCAGATCAACCGCGAGCGGCACAATGTCTACGTGCACACCGCGACCTTGAACAGCTGGTCGTCGGACCTGCTGTTCGAACCTATGCGTCTTGCCGGCGCGCAGGTGAAACGCATGCTGCTGACGGCGGCGGCCGCGAAGTTGAAGGTTGAGGTCGAGGCGCTAGTCATCGAAGGCGCGCGCATCCGGCACGGCGCGAGCGGCCGCAGCCTCGGCTTTGCCGAAGTGGCGAAGGCGGCGGCCGCCTTGCCGGTGCCGCCGGCGGCCAGCCTCGAGCTCAAAGACCGCGGGCAATGGAAACTCATCGGCCAGTCGCTGCCGCGCCTCGATGCCGAGGCCAAGGCCACCGGCGCGGCTCAATTCGGCATCGATGTCAGCTTGCCGGGCATGAAATACGCCGCCGTGCGCCAGTCGCCGGTGTTCGGCGGCCGTCTGCGCGGCTTCGATGCGAGCAAGGTGATGGCCATGCCGGGCGTCATCAAGGTGGTCGCAATCAAGGCCGGACCGTCGGGCTACACCGTGCCCGATACGCTGTGGGACATCATCGACTGGCAGATGGACGACGCAGTGGCGGTGATCGCCGACAGCTGGTGGCTGGCCGAGCAAGCCTTGCGCGCCTTGCCCATCAGCTGGGACGAGGGCGCCAACGCCAAGGTCGACAGCGCCGCCATCGCCACCGCGCTGGACGCGGCCTTGAAGCAGCCGGGCACGGTGATGCGCGGCGAAGGCGATGTCGACGCGGCACTCGCCACGGCCGCCAGGACCATCGCGGCCGAGTATCGCTATCCCTACATGGAACATGCGCCGCTCGAGCCCATGAACGCGACGGCGCTGGTCACCGCGCAAGGCGTGGAAGCATGGGCGCCCAGCCAATATGCCGACGAGGCGCTGCGCATCGCCGCCTACGCCGCGCAGCGCCCCTTGAAGGACGTCAAGCTGCATTTGACCTTGAGCGGCGGCGGTTTTGGCCGGCGCCTGTCCAACGACTACGTGAGCCAGGCGGTACAGGTCGCGGCGCAATTGCCGAACGTACCGGTCAAGCTCATCGCCTCGCGCGAGGAAACCACGCGGCGCGGTTACTACGCACCGGTGGCGGCGGCGCGCATGCGCGGCGGACTCGATGCAGAGGGGCGCGTCGTCGCGTGGCACAGCCATGTCGCTTTCGGTCGCGCGCCGCTGCAGCCCTACGGCATGTCGCGCATCCCGTTCGCCATCGACCATGTGCGCTGCGAATACTCGAGCATCGACACGCCGCCACCGTTCGGCTGGATGCGCGGCGTGGCCCATACCCAGGGCCTGTGGATGAACCTCGGCTTCCTCGGCGAACTGGCGGAAGCGGCCGGCAAGAGCAGCATCGAGATGCAGTTCGCGCTGCTCGACGAGTCACGCCTGTCGCGCCAACGCAGCGATTACGACGACGCGCTGGCGCGCATCAGGCGCCAGAAGTCGCTGCTCGAAACGGTGGTGAAGCTCGCCGGCGGCGCGCGCCTCGATGCGCCGGGCAAGGGGCGTGGCATCGCGGTCACGGACATGAGCTACGTGCCCGGCTATCACTCCTCGTGCGTGGCCATGGCCATGGACGTCGCCCTCGATGCTGAAGGCCGGCTGCGCGTCGAGCGCGTGATCGCGGTGGTCGATGTCGGGCTCGCCATCAATCCGCGCAACGTCGAGGCACAGGTGCAGGGCGGCATCGCCTTCGGCCTGTCGAATGCGATGTATGGCCAGATCACCCTGCGTGACGGTCGCGTCGAACAAGGCAACTTCAACGACTACCCGGTCATGAAGATGATGGCCATGCCGCGCGTCGAGGTGCACATCCAGCCGTCCAGCGGCCGGCCCAGTGGCATCGGCGAGGAAGCGGTGCCGGTGGCGGTGGCGGCGCTGGTCGACGCGGTGTACGCAGCGGGCGGACCGCGCGTGCGTTCGCTGCCGCTGGCCGCGCACAAGCTCACGCCGCGCAAGGCTTAG
- a CDS encoding amidase: MSEDFEHGIREASIAELRAALAAGRLSATALVCRYLNRIAHYDHHGIRLNAVPILNPQLFAEARAADERRRKGETRGPLDGIPYLAKASYAVKGLPLTSGSPAFEHLIAREDAFVIAELRAAGAILMGLTTMPPMAAGGMQRGLFGRAESPYNAAFLTAAFASGSSNGSGSGLAAGFAAFALAEETWSSGRAPATNNGLVAYTPSRGMISMRGNWPLIPTMDVVVPYARSVACLLDVLNVVVKDDPVARGDFWRAQTAVQLPAASALRPADYSALGDAGALRGKRIGVPRMYINRDAASTRPIATRASVIACWQAAARALTAAGAEVLEVDFPLVSNYEKDRPGAMTMVERGLAPAEFAHAEGFDAIVFAWDDFLAANADPHLANLADVAPDLIIPRLPGAERDRYEGIPNFGDYANAAKAGVTPHNDIPHLAAGLRGLEQTRKQDLEAWLDAEGLDMLVFPAVADIAPADADYNRRAADIAWRNGTWVANGNQAIRHFGVPTVTVPMGMLADIHMPIGLTFAGRAYDDARLLAAAFAFEQCTRQRRAAPRTPPLADDGALPAARVPGMQALPALELGAGISGCRWRRHGDPDDIRQSEQQRAARKAGAVGQWHAAAAAPGGRWVSRRSTAALRHPLRPAQPLARPLWIGHHGARGRPPRRRGGRLRGGGRRVDSCRDAGNERGDVRLKPDPQGTQAAGHSCGPGFSMTHRKVGRQGYFIVGQASA, encoded by the coding sequence ATGAGCGAAGATTTCGAACACGGCATTCGCGAAGCGAGCATCGCCGAGCTGCGTGCGGCGCTCGCCGCCGGCCGCTTGAGCGCAACGGCGCTGGTGTGTCGTTACCTCAACCGCATCGCGCATTACGATCATCACGGCATTCGCTTGAACGCCGTGCCGATTCTGAACCCGCAACTGTTTGCCGAGGCGCGCGCCGCCGACGAACGACGCCGCAAGGGCGAAACGCGCGGGCCGCTGGACGGCATTCCCTATCTCGCCAAGGCCAGCTACGCAGTCAAGGGGCTGCCGCTCACCAGCGGTTCGCCGGCCTTCGAACATCTCATCGCGCGCGAAGATGCCTTTGTCATCGCCGAGCTGCGCGCGGCCGGCGCCATACTCATGGGTCTGACCACCATGCCGCCGATGGCGGCGGGAGGCATGCAACGCGGCTTGTTCGGGCGCGCGGAAAGTCCGTATAACGCAGCCTTCCTCACCGCCGCCTTCGCCTCCGGTTCCTCCAACGGCTCGGGCAGCGGCCTCGCGGCGGGCTTCGCCGCCTTCGCGCTCGCCGAAGAGACCTGGTCGTCGGGTCGCGCGCCCGCCACCAACAACGGCCTGGTCGCCTACACGCCGTCGCGCGGCATGATCTCCATGCGCGGCAATTGGCCCTTGATTCCGACCATGGACGTGGTGGTGCCCTACGCGCGCAGCGTGGCCTGCCTGCTCGACGTGTTGAACGTGGTGGTGAAGGACGACCCTGTCGCACGCGGTGATTTCTGGCGTGCGCAAACCGCCGTGCAGCTGCCCGCCGCGTCGGCGTTGCGCCCCGCCGACTACAGCGCACTCGGCGATGCCGGGGCCCTGCGTGGCAAACGGATCGGCGTGCCGCGCATGTACATCAACCGCGACGCCGCGAGCACGCGCCCCATCGCCACGCGCGCCTCGGTCATAGCCTGCTGGCAGGCGGCGGCACGCGCCCTGACGGCGGCCGGCGCGGAAGTCTTGGAAGTCGACTTCCCCTTGGTTTCGAACTACGAAAAAGACCGGCCCGGCGCCATGACCATGGTCGAGCGTGGACTGGCGCCCGCCGAGTTCGCGCATGCCGAGGGCTTCGACGCGATCGTGTTTGCGTGGGACGATTTCCTGGCCGCCAATGCCGACCCGCATCTCGCGAACCTTGCCGACGTGGCGCCGGATCTCATCATTCCGCGCCTGCCAGGCGCCGAGCGCGATCGCTACGAGGGCATTCCCAATTTCGGCGACTACGCCAACGCCGCCAAGGCCGGCGTCACGCCGCACAACGACATCCCGCATCTTGCCGCGGGACTGCGCGGCCTCGAACAAACGCGCAAGCAGGATTTGGAAGCGTGGCTCGATGCCGAGGGTCTGGACATGCTGGTGTTTCCGGCGGTGGCCGACATCGCGCCGGCCGATGCCGACTACAACCGGCGCGCGGCCGACATCGCGTGGCGCAACGGCACCTGGGTGGCCAACGGCAACCAGGCCATCCGCCATTTCGGCGTGCCGACCGTGACCGTGCCGATGGGCATGCTCGCCGACATCCACATGCCCATCGGTCTGACCTTCGCCGGACGCGCCTACGACGATGCACGGCTGCTCGCCGCCGCGTTTGCCTTCGAACAGTGCACGCGACAACGTCGCGCCGCACCACGCACGCCGCCGCTCGCCGATGACGGCGCCTTGCCGGCCGCGCGCGTGCCAGGCATGCAGGCCTTGCCTGCGCTCGAGCTGGGCGCCGGGATCTCCGGATGTCGATGGCGACGGCATGGTGACCCTGACGATATCCGGCAAAGTGAGCAGCAGCGCGCCGCTCGCAAAGCTGGCGCTGTGGGTCAATGGCACGCCGCAGCTGCTGCGCCAGGAGGGCGCTGGGTTTCGCGCCGAAGTACGGCTGCCCTTCGACACCCATTACGCCCTGCACAGCCGCTGGCGCGGCCCCTATGGATCGGTCATCACGGCGCTCGCGGAAGACCACCACGGCGGCGCGGCGGGCGCTTACGTGGTGGTGGGAGGCGTGTAGATTCCTGTCGCGATGCCGGCAATGAACGCGGCGATGTCAGGCTGAAGCCTGACCCACAGGGAACTCAGGCGGCCGGGCATTCTTGTGGACCAGGCTTCAGCATGACCCACAGAAAGGTCGGGAGGCAGGGCTATTTCATTGTGGGTCAGGCTTCAGCATGA
- a CDS encoding NAD-dependent epimerase/dehydratase family protein, translating to MGATRSLFLGGTAFIGRQLVQHLLAAGHDVTVLNRGANAAPAGVEQLIADRKDRDAMARALRARQWDAVYDVSASAQVAPLEDIAALIDMLDGQCGVYLFVSSIAAYRMGHGSLPWTESLPTTRSRPSKYGGHKAAVEALLAERRARSGFAYTVVRPAAVYGPHNNIPDGEMAMFQRLGRGLPVLLPHDGLVCFPYGHVEDLARALHLAASTPAAHGEVFNICADSVTSRYFVETIAGIMGVEADIVMLPDAITAALEAPLPFNHRFQKSLHAVVSADKARRLLGFESRFDFAAGHAQTYEWFMAQGLDRVATPMNDPTWNVSWDFAREAEVVARLRA from the coding sequence ATGGGTGCAACTCGCAGCCTGTTCCTGGGCGGCACCGCGTTCATCGGCCGCCAGCTGGTCCAGCATCTGCTCGCGGCCGGCCATGACGTGACTGTGCTGAACCGCGGCGCCAACGCCGCGCCGGCCGGCGTCGAGCAGCTCATCGCCGATCGCAAGGACCGTGATGCCATGGCGCGCGCGCTGCGCGCCCGCCAATGGGACGCGGTCTACGATGTCAGCGCCTCGGCGCAGGTCGCGCCGCTCGAGGACATCGCGGCGCTCATCGATATGCTCGACGGCCAGTGCGGCGTCTACCTGTTCGTCAGTTCCATCGCCGCCTACCGCATGGGCCATGGCTCCTTGCCGTGGACCGAAAGTCTGCCCACCACGCGCTCACGCCCGAGCAAGTATGGCGGCCACAAGGCGGCGGTCGAAGCGCTGCTGGCCGAGCGTCGCGCACGCAGCGGCTTCGCCTATACCGTGGTGCGCCCGGCGGCGGTCTACGGTCCGCACAACAATATTCCCGACGGCGAGATGGCGATGTTCCAACGCCTCGGCCGGGGTCTGCCGGTGCTGCTGCCGCACGATGGCTTGGTGTGCTTTCCCTATGGGCACGTCGAGGACCTCGCGCGCGCCCTGCACCTCGCCGCGAGCACGCCGGCGGCGCACGGCGAAGTGTTCAACATCTGCGCCGACTCGGTGACCTCGCGCTATTTCGTCGAGACCATCGCCGGCATCATGGGCGTCGAAGCCGACATCGTGATGCTGCCGGACGCCATCACCGCCGCGCTCGAAGCGCCGCTGCCCTTCAATCATCGCTTCCAGAAGTCGCTGCACGCGGTGGTGAGCGCGGACAAGGCGCGTCGCCTGCTGGGCTTCGAGTCGCGCTTCGATTTCGCCGCGGGCCATGCCCAGACCTACGAATGGTTCATGGCCCAGGGCCTGGATCGCGTGGCGACGCCCATGAACGATCCGACCTGGAATGTCTCGTGGGATTTCGCTCGCGAAGCGGAGGTTGTAGCCCGGCTGCGCGCTTGA
- a CDS encoding alpha/beta hydrolase codes for MINLHYVERGQGPVLLFVHGWSQSTRCFEKQLADLSDRYRVMAVDMRGHGESPKPSHGYRVARLAQDLHEFLLQHDLREVALAGHSMGASIIWSYVEQFGAERLAKLIFIDQAPLVTNGMGLTGEALAAAGCAFTPTSLYEIAHGIATNREASLAGLRSAFFSSAVGDDDFSMAVSESLKVPAACAARLLIDHASQDWRDVITEVIPGLGLPTLVFGGELATIFPPQSAAWIASRIPGARLSIFGREEGGSHFMFWENPAKFNAVLRDFLG; via the coding sequence ATGATCAATCTGCACTATGTCGAACGCGGACAGGGCCCGGTGCTGCTGTTCGTGCACGGTTGGTCGCAAAGCACGCGCTGCTTCGAAAAGCAGTTGGCGGATCTCAGCGATCGCTATCGCGTGATGGCGGTCGACATGCGCGGCCACGGTGAATCGCCCAAGCCCAGCCATGGCTACCGCGTGGCGCGCCTCGCCCAGGACCTGCACGAGTTCCTGCTCCAGCACGATCTGCGCGAGGTGGCGCTGGCCGGCCATTCCATGGGCGCCTCGATCATCTGGAGCTATGTCGAACAGTTCGGCGCCGAGCGCCTGGCCAAGCTCATCTTCATCGACCAGGCGCCGCTGGTGACCAACGGCATGGGACTCACTGGCGAGGCGCTGGCGGCGGCGGGCTGCGCCTTCACACCGACCTCGCTGTACGAGATTGCCCACGGCATCGCGACCAACAGGGAAGCGAGCCTGGCCGGCCTGCGCAGCGCGTTCTTCAGCAGCGCGGTCGGCGACGACGATTTCAGTATGGCGGTGAGCGAGAGCCTGAAAGTACCGGCGGCCTGTGCGGCACGCCTGCTGATCGATCACGCCTCGCAGGACTGGCGCGACGTGATCACGGAGGTCATCCCGGGCCTGGGCTTGCCGACCCTGGTATTCGGCGGCGAGCTCGCCACCATCTTTCCGCCGCAGTCGGCGGCGTGGATAGCCTCACGCATCCCGGGCGCGCGCCTGTCGATCTTCGGCCGCGAGGAAGGCGGCAGTCACTTCATGTTCTGGGAGAACCCGGCGAAGTTCAACGCCGTGCTGCGCGACTTCCTCGGTTGA
- a CDS encoding acyl-CoA dehydrogenase family protein — MKNPFDTDERRAFRDTVARFVKNEIEPNADAWDEAGTFPWEVHEKACALGLFGFGIDEQYGGLGFEDAFMRAASAEELGRGGIGGVIAAIGSRGIMVGLVHGLANEAIKRRALPEILSGVKGGALGITEPGGGSDVASMQTRARREGDEYVLNGSKTFITGGMNASYFAIAARTGDEGGAGISLFFVEAGMPGFSRTAIERKMGWWASDTATLYFDECRVPAANLMGEENRGFLSVLNNFNFERLFMCAQMLGMARRCLDESIAYGQQRKTFGKPLIKHQVIRHKLAEMSSRIDAMDALINQICWNINEGEAPVAEISKAKFFCSTALEFCANEAMQIFGGAGYLRGNPVERIYRETKVMTIGGGSAEIMRDLAVRQMGL, encoded by the coding sequence ATGAAAAATCCCTTTGATACCGATGAACGCCGTGCCTTTCGCGACACCGTGGCGCGTTTCGTGAAGAATGAAATCGAACCGAATGCCGATGCCTGGGACGAAGCCGGCACCTTTCCCTGGGAAGTGCATGAAAAGGCCTGCGCGCTCGGCCTGTTCGGCTTCGGCATCGATGAACAATACGGTGGCCTCGGTTTCGAGGATGCCTTCATGCGCGCCGCCTCGGCCGAGGAACTGGGGCGCGGTGGCATCGGCGGCGTGATCGCCGCCATCGGCTCGCGCGGCATCATGGTCGGTCTCGTGCATGGCCTCGCCAATGAAGCCATCAAGCGCCGCGCGCTGCCCGAGATCCTGTCGGGCGTGAAGGGCGGTGCGCTCGGCATCACCGAACCCGGCGGCGGTTCGGACGTCGCCAGCATGCAGACCCGCGCGCGCCGCGAGGGCGACGAGTATGTCTTGAACGGCTCCAAGACTTTCATCACCGGCGGCATGAACGCCAGCTACTTCGCCATCGCCGCGCGCACCGGCGACGAAGGCGGCGCCGGCATCTCGCTGTTCTTCGTCGAGGCCGGCATGCCCGGTTTCTCGCGCACCGCCATCGAGCGCAAGATGGGCTGGTGGGCGTCGGACACCGCCACTCTCTATTTCGACGAATGCCGCGTGCCGGCCGCCAATCTCATGGGCGAGGAGAATCGCGGCTTTCTTTCGGTGTTGAACAATTTCAATTTCGAGCGCCTGTTCATGTGCGCGCAGATGCTCGGCATGGCGCGACGCTGCCTGGATGAAAGCATCGCCTATGGCCAGCAGCGCAAGACCTTCGGCAAGCCGCTCATCAAGCACCAGGTCATTCGCCACAAGCTCGCCGAGATGAGTTCGCGCATCGACGCCATGGACGCCTTGATCAACCAGATCTGCTGGAACATCAACGAGGGCGAGGCGCCGGTGGCCGAGATCAGCAAGGCCAAGTTCTTCTGCTCGACGGCGCTGGAATTCTGCGCCAACGAAGCGATGCAGATCTTCGGCGGCGCCGGCTACCTGCGCGGCAACCCGGTGGAGCGCATCTACCGCGAGACCAAGGTCATGACCATCGGCGGCGGCTCGGCCGAGATCATGCGCGACCTGGCCGTCAGGCAGATGGGCTTGTAG
- a CDS encoding carboxymuconolactone decarboxylase family protein, translated as MARIPLVDMADASPEVRGLYQQMQDVGFPTFNVFKVFGTSPGILEAFLQFVKTLYVNPHIAPRYRELAYLRASQLNACHY; from the coding sequence ATGGCCCGTATACCGCTCGTCGACATGGCGGACGCCAGCCCCGAAGTCCGCGGCCTGTACCAGCAGATGCAGGACGTCGGCTTCCCGACCTTCAACGTGTTCAAGGTCTTCGGCACCAGTCCCGGCATCCTCGAAGCCTTCTTGCAGTTCGTCAAAACCCTGTACGTGAACCCGCATATCGCACCGCGCTACCGCGAGCTCGCCTACTTGCGCGCCTCGCAGCTCAACGCCTGCCATTACTGA
- a CDS encoding CoA transferase has translation MNAPSLLPLAGVRVLDIATMLAAPFCAALLGDFGADVLKVEMPDGGDPFRRFGTMTESGASLNWLNDGRNKQSVTLDLRKARGVELFKRLVADCDILVENFRPGTLERWGLGPEVLTAIKPDLILVRISAYGQDGPYRDRPGYARIAHAYSGLAYLAGEADGPPVTPGSTSLADYISGLYAAFGALLAYIARQRHGIGQSVDVALYEGVLRMLDELAPAYARSGFVRERMGADTVNAVPHSHYQTRDGQWVALACSSDKMFARLAAVMQRPDLVAPDRFMYTAQRVAARAEVNGIVADWMAGLDRDEVMARCLAGEVPAGPVNSIADIFADPHIAARGSLLHVSDERVGEVVVPNVGPRLSATPGRLKSLGPDLGQHNDEVYRQRLGLDAETLARLRDEGVI, from the coding sequence ATGAACGCGCCTTCGCTTCTACCCCTCGCCGGTGTGCGCGTGCTCGACATCGCGACCATGCTGGCGGCGCCGTTCTGCGCGGCGCTGCTCGGTGATTTCGGCGCCGACGTGCTGAAAGTCGAGATGCCCGATGGCGGCGATCCGTTTCGTCGTTTCGGCACCATGACCGAGAGCGGCGCCAGCCTCAATTGGCTGAATGACGGGCGCAACAAGCAATCGGTCACGCTCGATCTGCGCAAGGCGCGGGGCGTCGAATTGTTCAAACGCCTGGTCGCCGACTGCGACATCCTGGTCGAGAACTTCCGGCCCGGCACCCTGGAACGCTGGGGGCTCGGGCCCGAGGTGCTCACCGCCATCAAGCCCGATCTGATCCTGGTGCGCATTTCCGCCTATGGCCAGGACGGGCCCTATCGCGATCGGCCGGGCTATGCGCGCATCGCCCATGCCTACTCGGGCCTGGCCTATCTCGCCGGCGAAGCCGACGGCCCGCCGGTGACGCCGGGATCAACTTCGCTGGCCGATTACATTTCCGGCCTGTATGCCGCGTTCGGCGCCCTGCTGGCCTACATCGCGCGCCAACGCCACGGCATCGGCCAGAGCGTCGACGTGGCGCTCTACGAAGGCGTGTTGCGCATGCTCGATGAACTGGCGCCGGCCTACGCGCGTTCGGGCTTCGTGCGCGAACGCATGGGCGCCGACACCGTCAACGCCGTGCCGCACAGCCATTACCAGACCCGCGACGGCCAGTGGGTGGCGTTGGCCTGTTCCAGCGACAAGATGTTCGCGCGCCTCGCCGCCGTCATGCAGCGGCCCGACCTCGTCGCCCCTGATCGCTTCATGTACACCGCGCAGCGCGTGGCGGCACGCGCCGAGGTCAACGGCATCGTCGCCGACTGGATGGCAGGACTCGATCGCGATGAAGTGATGGCGCGCTGCCTGGCCGGCGAGGTGCCGGCCGGTCCGGTCAACAGCATCGCCGACATCTTCGCCGATCCGCACATCGCCGCGCGCGGCAGCCTCTTGCACGTCAGCGACGAGCGCGTCGGCGAGGTGGTGGTGCCGAACGTGGGGCCGCGCCTGTCGGCGACGCCGGGGCGCCTCAAGAGCCTCGGCCCCGATCTCGGTCAGCACAACGACGAGGTCTACCGCCAACGCCTGGGCCTCGATGCCGAGACCCTGGCGCGGCTGCGCGACGAAGGCGTGATCTGA